Proteins found in one Saccharopolyspora phatthalungensis genomic segment:
- a CDS encoding sensor domain-containing protein, whose translation MEIDPADGLSGGSGLGREFLDLALSAHGAVPWTFDFADRGLTWAAGMDSLLGMSGASEDEIRARLRKLIEPWTVAATTTALWQDLDLEQPVVTRKGETRLLRFHARLRGNQRTGRLIGLVREVTALHRDRQTLADLAGRYRLLVELSPDAICVHQDGFVKYANPAMSSILGAESSEQLLGRPVTDFVAHHSIAEMRERIRLLAAPGAVTPRSQAALQRIDGGTVPVELIAVHTTWEGRPAVQVIGRDVTAQKAAEAALRNQAALVEHSNNAIIATDRDGVVTSWNPAAETVYGIPADQALGRHVEALVGAPLQPEALLGGGGVTEALHRRQDGTTLVIGISAAEMDSGFVLVCADETARRQAEQDFATVVAALDEGVIVLGPEGTVASANPAAERILGVAGSQIVGTSPASWPMFDESGEQLRPQDRPSAVARRSGAPENQRVVRFDRADGRSVWLAVTARTLNPQDRPPHKVVTSFTDITESRAARERLEYEATHDPLTRLANRTLVLRHLGHPQPRTDPVAVLFIDLDNFKRINDSLGHAAGDEVLRIIGNRLVSATRDEALVGRLGGDEFVVLVHGESDHEVLGALGNRLLGALTEPIRVQGRQLHVNGSIGVVVSGADDTRSGQDVLRDADVAMYQAKTQGGGRYAFFGVDLRERVQRHMVLEQDLRHAVQRDELWVAYQPVVDLRVDRTVAVEGLLRWSHPVHGTVSPAEFIPLAEESDLINPIGAHMLHTAAGQLADERERHELDLQLNANLSPRQLEDPDLLANVQQALADSGLPPHALCLEITENAIMQDPAAAARVLNGLRELGIGLAIDDFGTGYSSLAQLRQLPLDILKIDRTFVTDLAESEELEVIVNSIIAMAHAVGLEVVAEGIETPQQLAILRTLGCDQAQGYYLGKPTSIQELFPPNIPPHPEKTA comes from the coding sequence TTCGATTTCGCCGATCGCGGCCTCACCTGGGCCGCCGGCATGGACTCGCTCCTGGGCATGTCCGGCGCAAGCGAAGACGAGATCCGCGCACGGTTGCGCAAGCTCATCGAGCCGTGGACGGTGGCCGCGACAACGACTGCGCTCTGGCAGGACCTCGACCTGGAGCAGCCTGTCGTGACCCGCAAAGGCGAAACGCGATTGCTCCGTTTCCACGCTCGGCTGCGCGGCAACCAGCGAACCGGCCGCCTGATCGGGCTGGTCCGCGAGGTGACGGCCCTGCACCGGGACCGGCAGACGCTGGCCGATCTCGCCGGCCGATACCGACTCCTCGTCGAACTCAGCCCCGACGCGATCTGCGTGCACCAGGACGGATTCGTCAAGTACGCGAACCCGGCGATGAGCTCCATCCTCGGCGCCGAATCCAGCGAGCAACTCCTCGGGCGCCCGGTCACCGATTTCGTCGCCCACCACTCTATTGCCGAGATGCGCGAGCGGATCCGGTTGCTGGCAGCCCCGGGCGCCGTGACACCGCGCTCGCAGGCCGCGTTGCAGCGCATCGACGGCGGCACGGTCCCCGTCGAGTTGATAGCGGTGCACACCACCTGGGAAGGGCGCCCGGCGGTGCAGGTCATCGGGCGCGACGTCACCGCGCAAAAGGCTGCCGAGGCCGCGCTTCGCAACCAGGCGGCGCTGGTCGAGCACAGCAACAACGCGATCATCGCCACCGACCGCGACGGCGTGGTCACGAGTTGGAACCCAGCCGCCGAGACCGTGTACGGCATACCCGCGGATCAGGCGCTGGGCCGGCACGTCGAAGCGCTGGTCGGCGCGCCGCTGCAGCCCGAAGCACTGCTCGGCGGGGGCGGCGTCACCGAGGCCCTGCACCGTCGGCAGGACGGCACCACCCTCGTGATCGGGATCTCGGCGGCGGAAATGGACTCCGGTTTCGTGTTGGTGTGCGCCGACGAGACGGCCCGACGGCAAGCCGAGCAGGATTTCGCCACCGTCGTCGCCGCGCTCGACGAGGGCGTCATCGTGTTGGGACCGGAGGGCACCGTCGCATCGGCCAATCCAGCCGCCGAACGCATTCTCGGTGTGGCCGGGTCACAGATCGTCGGCACCTCCCCCGCTTCCTGGCCCATGTTCGACGAGTCCGGTGAACAGCTCCGGCCGCAAGACCGCCCCTCGGCGGTGGCCAGGCGAAGCGGAGCGCCGGAGAACCAGCGCGTGGTCCGCTTCGACCGGGCCGACGGCCGCAGCGTGTGGCTGGCGGTCACCGCCCGCACGCTGAATCCGCAGGACCGCCCGCCGCACAAGGTCGTCACCTCATTCACCGACATCACCGAGAGCCGGGCCGCCCGGGAGCGCTTGGAGTACGAGGCCACGCACGACCCGCTGACCCGGCTGGCCAACCGCACGCTCGTGCTGCGGCACCTCGGGCATCCGCAGCCGCGGACGGACCCGGTGGCGGTGCTGTTCATCGACCTGGACAACTTCAAGCGCATCAACGATTCCCTGGGCCACGCCGCCGGCGATGAGGTGTTGCGCATCATCGGGAACCGGCTGGTGAGCGCGACTCGCGACGAGGCGCTGGTGGGGCGGCTCGGCGGCGACGAATTCGTCGTCCTCGTCCACGGCGAGAGCGACCACGAGGTGCTGGGCGCGCTCGGCAACCGCCTGCTCGGCGCGCTTACCGAGCCGATCCGGGTGCAGGGCAGGCAACTGCACGTCAACGGAAGCATCGGGGTCGTGGTCTCCGGAGCCGACGACACCCGGTCCGGCCAGGACGTCCTGCGCGATGCCGACGTGGCCATGTACCAGGCCAAGACCCAGGGTGGTGGGCGCTACGCGTTCTTCGGGGTCGATCTCCGCGAACGAGTGCAGCGGCACATGGTCCTGGAGCAGGACCTGCGCCATGCGGTGCAACGCGACGAGCTCTGGGTGGCCTACCAGCCCGTCGTCGATCTGCGCGTCGACCGCACGGTCGCCGTGGAGGGCCTGCTCCGGTGGTCGCACCCGGTGCACGGAACGGTGTCACCGGCCGAATTCATCCCACTGGCCGAGGAAAGCGACCTGATCAACCCGATCGGCGCGCACATGTTGCACACGGCGGCCGGTCAGCTCGCCGACGAACGCGAGCGCCACGAGCTCGACCTGCAACTCAACGCGAACCTCTCACCGCGCCAGCTCGAAGATCCCGACCTGCTGGCCAACGTGCAGCAAGCGCTCGCCGATTCCGGTCTGCCGCCGCACGCGCTGTGCCTGGAGATCACCGAGAACGCGATCATGCAGGACCCCGCGGCGGCCGCCCGCGTCCTGAACGGATTGCGCGAACTCGGTATCGGGCTGGCGATCGACGACTTCGGAACCGGGTACTCCTCGCTGGCGCAGCTGCGGCAGCTGCCCCTGGACATCCTCAAGATCGACCGAACGTTCGTCACGGACCTCGCCGAAAGCGAAGAGCTCGAAGTAATCGTCAACAGCATCATCGCCATGGCCCACGCCGTCGGCCTTGAGGTCGTGGCGGAAGGGATCGAAACGCCCCAACAACTCGCCATCCTCCGCACTCTCGGCTGCGACCAGGCGCAGGGCTACTACCTTGGCAAACCCACCTCGATCCAGGAGCTCTTCCCGCCCAACATTCCGCCGCATCCGGAGAAAACGGCGTGA
- a CDS encoding MFS transporter — MVRSVNTPSRARRDVHGVISWALWDWGSAAFNTVILTFVFTVYLTESVAADPKKGSEALGLALTIAGVCIALVAPVTGQRSDAGGRRKQWLAVHTALVVASTAGLFFVQDSPSYLLLGLVLVSVGSVFSEFATVNYNATLLQVSTPATIGRISGFGWGMGYFGGLVALVVVLIGFVQPEVGLFGVTAQDGMNIRVVALFAAVWFAVFALPLFFFVPEVESSGEPLRRAFLGSYVVLGKRLARMWRTERRTLGFLVASAIYRDGLAAIFTFGGVIAAGSFGFTASEVVVFAIIANLVAGLGAFLGGRADDRFGPKTVIVTALVGLVVVGGALVVLPGKPAFWVCGLILATFLGPTQSASRTFLARIATPGREGEVFGLYATTGRAVSFLGPLAFSGFIALAGSQRAGMGGIVVILLIGLLAMLPVKAPERSGRTDEVTTGDAR, encoded by the coding sequence GTGGTTAGGTCTGTCAATACCCCGAGCAGAGCTCGTCGGGACGTGCATGGGGTGATCAGCTGGGCGCTGTGGGACTGGGGTTCCGCAGCGTTCAACACCGTGATCTTGACATTCGTCTTCACGGTGTACTTGACCGAGTCGGTAGCCGCTGACCCGAAAAAGGGGTCGGAGGCCCTCGGCCTCGCGCTCACCATCGCAGGCGTGTGTATCGCGCTGGTGGCGCCGGTGACCGGTCAGCGCAGCGATGCCGGCGGGCGGCGCAAGCAGTGGCTGGCGGTGCACACCGCGCTGGTGGTGGCCAGCACGGCGGGGTTGTTCTTCGTCCAGGACAGCCCGTCGTACCTGCTGCTCGGGCTGGTGCTGGTCTCGGTGGGCAGCGTGTTCTCCGAGTTCGCCACCGTGAACTACAACGCGACGCTGCTGCAGGTCTCGACGCCGGCGACGATCGGGCGCATCTCGGGCTTCGGTTGGGGCATGGGTTATTTCGGTGGGCTCGTCGCGCTGGTGGTCGTGCTGATCGGGTTCGTGCAGCCCGAGGTGGGCTTGTTCGGGGTGACCGCCCAGGACGGGATGAACATCCGCGTTGTCGCCTTGTTCGCGGCCGTGTGGTTCGCGGTGTTCGCACTTCCGCTGTTCTTCTTCGTCCCCGAGGTGGAGTCTTCCGGTGAGCCGCTGCGAAGGGCCTTCTTGGGCAGCTACGTCGTGCTCGGGAAACGGCTGGCGCGGATGTGGCGCACCGAACGGCGCACGTTGGGGTTCCTGGTCGCCAGCGCGATCTACCGGGACGGCCTCGCCGCGATCTTCACCTTCGGTGGCGTGATCGCCGCCGGCTCGTTCGGCTTCACCGCCAGCGAGGTGGTGGTCTTCGCGATCATCGCGAACCTCGTCGCCGGCCTGGGCGCCTTCCTCGGCGGACGGGCGGACGACCGGTTCGGCCCGAAGACCGTCATCGTCACGGCGCTGGTCGGGCTGGTCGTCGTGGGCGGGGCACTCGTGGTGCTGCCGGGCAAGCCGGCGTTCTGGGTATGCGGCCTCATTCTGGCGACCTTCCTGGGACCCACCCAGTCGGCCAGCCGGACCTTCCTGGCCCGCATCGCCACCCCCGGGCGGGAAGGCGAGGTGTTCGGGCTCTACGCCACCACCGGGCGAGCCGTGAGCTTCCTCGGCCCCTTGGCCTTCAGCGGCTTCATCGCCCTGGCCGGAAGCCAGCGTGCGGGCATGGGCGGCATCGTCGTGATCCTGTTGATCGGACTCCTGGCCATGCTCCCGGTGAAAGCTCCCGAGAGATCCGGCAGGACCGACGAGGTGACGACCGGCGACGCCCGGTGA
- a CDS encoding DedA family protein has protein sequence MPTSFFDWVELSAPQENAGEPYGVWAYFAVFALVLLSSAGMPFIGTFAVGGGAVLASQGHLDLAAVLIAAVLGGEAGGIVGYQIGFRWGRRLMERPGRRQEQRQKLLARGERLYETWGRLAVFVTTAMISGTANMKFTQFVVWNLITTTAFVLAVGPASYGAGRIVSGHHDTTSILLLVSGLVVAALTIWIAVRHRRRKKPLGTTV, from the coding sequence ATGCCAACATCCTTCTTCGACTGGGTCGAGCTCAGCGCGCCGCAGGAGAACGCCGGCGAGCCCTACGGCGTCTGGGCCTATTTCGCCGTGTTCGCCCTGGTGCTGCTCTCGTCGGCCGGGATGCCGTTCATCGGGACGTTCGCGGTCGGCGGCGGCGCGGTGCTGGCCAGCCAGGGCCACCTCGACCTCGCGGCGGTGCTCATCGCCGCGGTGCTCGGCGGAGAGGCCGGTGGGATCGTGGGCTATCAGATCGGCTTCCGGTGGGGGCGTCGGCTGATGGAGCGCCCCGGCCGTAGGCAGGAGCAACGACAGAAACTCCTGGCACGTGGCGAACGGCTCTACGAAACCTGGGGACGACTGGCGGTGTTCGTCACCACGGCGATGATCTCGGGCACCGCCAACATGAAGTTCACCCAATTCGTCGTGTGGAACCTGATCACGACGACCGCTTTCGTCCTGGCCGTCGGACCGGCTTCCTACGGCGCGGGCCGGATCGTCAGCGGTCACCACGATACGACCAGCATCCTGCTGCTGGTTTCCGGTCTGGTGGTCGCCGCACTGACGATCTGGATCGCGGTGCGCCACCGCCGCCGCAAGAAGCCGCTCGGCACGACCGTGTGA
- a CDS encoding universal stress protein, protein MRKAHIAGVDGSESALAAVRWAAVDAVLHRVPLRLICVGPDSLPDQIGAGDDTDRAGWLSTATQIATDAAPGVETISEFRRGVPHAVLVEESERARRVVVGIRGLGERTGLPVGSTAETVAMHARCPVVVVRGRAPEPAETSPIVVGVDGSRVSEAAVAEAFAEAAVRRVPLVAVHVWIDVGIEPWLPLDDDRDWASIDETERSVLAQRLAGWQEKYPDVEVRRVVERDRPVRYLQVHGEQAQLIVVGSRGRGGMTGMLLGSTSRALLHMAPCPVLIARPNPR, encoded by the coding sequence ATGCGCAAGGCCCACATCGCGGGTGTCGATGGTTCCGAGTCGGCCTTGGCGGCTGTGCGGTGGGCAGCGGTCGACGCCGTGCTGCACCGCGTGCCGCTCCGGCTGATCTGCGTCGGACCGGACTCGCTTCCGGACCAAATCGGTGCCGGCGACGACACCGACCGTGCAGGCTGGCTGTCCACCGCAACGCAGATCGCCACTGACGCCGCCCCCGGGGTGGAGACGATCTCCGAGTTCCGCCGGGGAGTCCCGCACGCCGTGCTCGTCGAGGAATCCGAGCGCGCCCGCCGGGTCGTGGTGGGAATCCGGGGCCTCGGTGAACGTACCGGCCTGCCGGTCGGCTCCACCGCCGAAACGGTCGCCATGCACGCGAGGTGCCCCGTTGTCGTGGTGCGCGGCCGGGCACCGGAACCGGCCGAGACCAGCCCGATCGTCGTCGGCGTTGACGGATCCCGCGTCAGCGAGGCCGCGGTGGCCGAGGCCTTCGCGGAGGCCGCCGTCCGCCGGGTGCCGTTGGTGGCGGTTCACGTCTGGATCGACGTCGGCATCGAGCCCTGGTTGCCCCTCGATGATGATCGCGACTGGGCGTCGATCGACGAGACCGAGCGCTCGGTGCTCGCCCAACGTCTGGCCGGATGGCAGGAGAAATACCCGGACGTCGAGGTGCGTCGCGTGGTGGAACGGGACCGGCCGGTGCGCTACCTCCAGGTACACGGCGAGCAGGCGCAGTTGATCGTCGTCGGCAGCCGGGGCCGGGGCGGCATGACGGGGATGCTGCTGGGGTCGACCAGCCGGGCCCTGCTGCATATGGCGCCGTGCCCGGTGCTGATCGCACGACCGAACCCCCGTTGA
- a CDS encoding Hsp20/alpha crystallin family protein, with translation MTSMLPRPSRGLPDLFQMFETEWPFGERHAMRVETFTDKNQFVVRCELPGMDPDEDIHINVEGNQLKITAEREYEERTDQHSEFHYGSFSRTLLLPSSCDTENIKAEYEAGILSIRIPRKEAERSKEIPVARKGK, from the coding sequence ATGACCAGCATGCTGCCTCGGCCGAGTCGAGGATTGCCCGACCTCTTCCAAATGTTCGAAACCGAGTGGCCGTTCGGCGAACGGCATGCGATGCGGGTGGAAACCTTTACCGACAAGAACCAGTTCGTGGTCCGCTGCGAACTGCCCGGCATGGATCCAGACGAGGACATCCACATCAACGTCGAAGGCAATCAGCTCAAGATCACCGCCGAACGCGAGTACGAGGAACGCACCGACCAGCACAGCGAGTTCCACTACGGCTCGTTCAGCCGCACCCTGCTGCTGCCGAGCAGTTGCGACACCGAGAACATCAAGGCCGAGTACGAAGCCGGAATCCTCAGCATCCGCATTCCGCGGAAGGAAGCGGAGCGGAGCAAGGAAATCCCGGTCGCGCGCAAGGGCAAATGA
- the otsB gene encoding trehalose-phosphatase: protein MAATNIDPRRHSAQRRLSRVPDGLESWDEIAGRLRGRPPVVLLDYDGTLAPICDDPAKATMPVRTREVLQTLVRHCAVAVLSGRDLQDVRHRIRVDGLWYAGSHGFELVGPGNVSVVHEAAERALPDLDEAERRLSCELEPVAGALVDRKRFALAVHYRNVRPDAVDHVISVVHRIGDEMPTLRATHGRRVVELLPNIDWNKGRALRLVLDRLNAQDAMPVFAGDDYTDEDALHEIHDDGIGIVVRSAEHGDRLTWAHYSVEDPLALGGLLARIASLVRTWSGRQP from the coding sequence GTGGCTGCCACCAACATCGATCCGCGCCGGCACAGTGCGCAGCGCCGCCTGTCCCGGGTCCCCGACGGGCTGGAAAGCTGGGACGAGATCGCCGGACGCCTGCGAGGCCGGCCGCCGGTGGTGCTGCTGGACTACGACGGCACCCTCGCGCCGATCTGCGACGACCCGGCCAAGGCCACGATGCCCGTCCGAACCCGGGAAGTCCTGCAAACGCTCGTCCGGCACTGCGCGGTGGCGGTGCTCAGCGGCCGGGACCTGCAGGACGTGCGCCACCGGATCCGCGTCGACGGGCTGTGGTACGCGGGCAGTCACGGGTTCGAACTCGTCGGTCCCGGCAACGTGTCGGTCGTGCACGAAGCGGCCGAGCGAGCCTTGCCCGATCTCGACGAGGCCGAGCGGCGCCTCTCGTGCGAGCTGGAACCGGTGGCCGGCGCGTTGGTGGACCGCAAGCGATTCGCACTCGCCGTGCACTACCGCAACGTCCGGCCGGACGCGGTCGATCACGTGATCTCCGTCGTGCACCGGATCGGCGATGAGATGCCCACGCTCCGGGCCACGCACGGCCGGCGGGTGGTGGAGTTGCTGCCGAACATCGACTGGAACAAGGGCCGAGCACTGCGCTTGGTACTGGACCGGTTGAATGCGCAGGACGCCATGCCCGTCTTCGCCGGGGACGACTACACCGACGAAGACGCCCTGCACGAGATCCATGACGACGGCATCGGCATCGTGGTCCGCAGCGCCGAACACGGCGACCGCCTGACCTGGGCCCACTACTCGGTCGAGGACCCCCTCGCCTTGGGCGGCCTGCTCGCCCGCATCGCATCGTTGGTCCGAACATGGTCGGGGAGGCAACCATGA
- a CDS encoding universal stress protein, producing MSNENRYTVVVGVDGSPASKAALGWAAWHAGLVGGSITAIMAWHLPMIYNWEVPGPEGLEHEMAKKLSALIDEVAADKTSVQVRKEIAEGHPARALLDAADETQADLIVVGNRGHGGFTEALLGSVSQYVVHHARCPVVVVREPQRA from the coding sequence ATGAGCAACGAAAACCGGTACACCGTCGTGGTCGGCGTGGACGGATCACCGGCCTCAAAGGCCGCACTGGGTTGGGCGGCCTGGCATGCGGGCCTGGTCGGCGGGAGCATCACCGCGATCATGGCGTGGCACCTGCCGATGATCTACAACTGGGAAGTTCCCGGCCCCGAGGGCCTTGAGCACGAGATGGCGAAGAAGTTGAGCGCTTTGATCGACGAGGTCGCCGCCGACAAGACATCGGTGCAGGTGCGCAAGGAGATAGCGGAAGGCCATCCCGCACGCGCGTTGCTGGACGCGGCAGACGAGACCCAGGCGGACCTGATCGTCGTCGGCAACCGGGGCCACGGGGGATTCACCGAGGCCCTGCTGGGTTCGGTCAGCCAGTACGTCGTGCATCACGCCCGGTGCCCGGTGGTAGTCGTCCGCGAGCCCCAGCGCGCCTGA
- a CDS encoding site-2 protease family protein: MRGTVPVGRVAGVRIGLHWSVVGIVALVAVGLAAYQLPLALPGHSLLAYAVTGVSTAVLLVCSLLAHELAHAIVARRNSLVVEGITLWLLGGLARLRSEARSAGVELRVAVVGPATSAGLALVFGALAWVVSRLGIDDLVVAALTYLALLNALLAVFNLVPAAPLDGGRVLRAALWMWRGDRFKAAVWSARAGLGLGYLLIAAGFAQLIVRGGEGLWWVLLGLFIANVAFAEERQARVGMALAGVLVRDVMSHPVETVDGRTTVAEFLGCEHGHASFPVRGEDGGIDGLVTLRRIRRLAAGDQPRTTLREAACPVQRVPTATAEEPLAAVLPQLSDSTDGRILVFDEGHLVGIVSPSDISRAAAEHGLHIGVPAAGQPTAVRQPPPNWWYPGQQRPR; the protein is encoded by the coding sequence ATGCGCGGTACGGTCCCGGTTGGGCGGGTCGCAGGGGTGCGGATCGGGCTGCACTGGAGCGTAGTCGGCATCGTCGCCCTCGTCGCCGTCGGGCTGGCCGCCTACCAGCTGCCGTTGGCCCTGCCCGGGCACTCCCTGCTCGCGTACGCCGTGACCGGGGTGAGCACTGCCGTTCTGCTGGTCTGCTCGTTGCTGGCGCACGAACTCGCGCACGCGATCGTGGCCCGCCGCAACAGTCTCGTGGTGGAAGGCATCACGCTGTGGCTGCTGGGCGGGCTCGCTAGGCTTCGGAGCGAAGCGCGAAGTGCCGGCGTCGAACTCCGCGTCGCGGTGGTGGGGCCCGCCACCAGCGCCGGGCTCGCCCTGGTGTTCGGCGCGCTGGCCTGGGTCGTGAGCCGGCTGGGCATCGATGACCTCGTGGTGGCGGCGCTGACCTACCTGGCCCTGTTGAACGCCTTGCTGGCTGTGTTCAACCTCGTTCCCGCTGCTCCCCTGGATGGTGGCCGCGTGCTGCGCGCCGCGTTGTGGATGTGGCGCGGAGACCGCTTCAAGGCGGCCGTGTGGTCGGCGCGCGCCGGGCTCGGACTCGGCTACCTGCTCATCGCCGCCGGTTTCGCGCAGTTGATCGTTCGAGGCGGCGAGGGGCTGTGGTGGGTTCTGCTGGGGCTGTTCATCGCGAATGTGGCCTTCGCCGAGGAACGGCAAGCACGCGTGGGAATGGCACTGGCCGGAGTTCTGGTGCGCGATGTGATGTCGCACCCGGTCGAGACCGTCGACGGCCGGACGACGGTCGCCGAGTTCCTGGGTTGCGAACACGGGCATGCCAGCTTCCCGGTGCGGGGTGAGGACGGCGGGATCGACGGACTGGTCACCCTCCGCCGCATCCGTCGCCTCGCCGCCGGCGATCAACCGCGGACCACGCTGCGTGAGGCCGCCTGCCCGGTACAGCGAGTTCCCACCGCGACAGCGGAGGAACCCCTCGCGGCGGTCCTCCCCCAGCTATCCGACTCCACCGACGGCCGCATCCTCGTATTCGACGAGGGCCACTTGGTCGGCATCGTCTCCCCATCGGACATCAGCCGCGCCGCCGCCGAACACGGACTGCACATCGGGGTACCGGCGGCGGGGCAGCCGACGGCGGTTCGCCAACCTCCGCCGAACTGGTGGTACCCGGGCCAACAGCGCCCCCGCTGA